A single region of the Chryseobacterium culicis genome encodes:
- a CDS encoding glucoamylase family protein produces the protein MKRNVLSMAITSLFFVYSCKNVPVARQEVGKVEAVKSNITDEQLMDRVQKDALKYFWDYAEPNSMLGRERYHEDNVYPDNDKHVITTGGSGFGLATILVGVERGFVPRKEAVKRLTHIMDFLAKADRHKGAWPHWINGETGKTVPFGKKDNGGDLVETAFLTSGILMVREYFKNGSTEEKALAAKCDELWKGIQWNWYTKGGQKVLYWHWSPEYQWEMNFPLEGYNECLITYILAASSPTYSIDAETYYKGWTRNGTYLTDKTKYGLPLYVKHNYAEEYGGPLFWAQYSYIGLDPTGLSDKLVKNYFEVNKNQTLIDYKYCVENPKQWKGYGPNYWGLTAGYTRNEDGSTGYTAHMPGNNDNGVITPTAALSSFPYTPKESMAFLRFIYTQKPEFIGSAGPYDATSVNYNNWFTPRYLAIDQGTIAPMVENYRSGFLWKLFMNAPEIQQGLKKLSFQSTKYGIK, from the coding sequence ATGAAAAGGAACGTATTATCAATGGCTATTACCTCTTTATTCTTTGTGTATTCCTGTAAAAATGTTCCCGTTGCCAGACAGGAAGTAGGAAAAGTTGAAGCAGTAAAAAGCAATATCACAGATGAACAATTGATGGATAGAGTACAGAAAGATGCTTTGAAGTATTTCTGGGACTATGCAGAGCCCAACTCAATGCTTGGGAGAGAGCGTTATCATGAAGACAATGTCTATCCGGATAATGATAAGCACGTGATTACTACAGGAGGCTCAGGATTTGGACTGGCAACCATTCTGGTAGGGGTAGAAAGAGGTTTCGTTCCAAGAAAAGAAGCCGTGAAAAGACTTACCCACATCATGGATTTTCTTGCAAAGGCAGACCGCCACAAAGGAGCATGGCCCCATTGGATCAACGGGGAAACCGGAAAGACCGTTCCTTTCGGAAAAAAAGATAATGGTGGTGATTTGGTGGAAACGGCATTCCTTACTTCAGGAATACTGATGGTTCGTGAATATTTTAAAAATGGAAGTACCGAAGAAAAAGCTCTTGCCGCAAAATGTGATGAGCTATGGAAAGGAATCCAATGGAACTGGTATACAAAAGGAGGTCAGAAAGTTCTTTACTGGCACTGGTCACCCGAATACCAATGGGAAATGAATTTTCCTCTTGAAGGATATAATGAATGTCTGATCACTTATATTTTAGCAGCATCTTCACCTACCTATTCCATTGACGCGGAAACATACTATAAAGGCTGGACCAGAAATGGAACCTACCTTACAGACAAAACAAAATACGGGTTACCCCTGTATGTGAAACACAACTATGCTGAAGAATATGGCGGACCACTTTTCTGGGCGCAATATTCGTATATCGGACTTGATCCAACGGGACTATCCGATAAGCTTGTCAAAAACTACTTTGAAGTCAATAAAAATCAAACCCTCATCGACTATAAATATTGCGTTGAAAATCCAAAACAATGGAAAGGGTATGGACCCAACTATTGGGGACTTACAGCCGGTTATACCAGAAATGAGGATGGTAGCACAGGATACACTGCTCATATGCCTGGAAATAATGATAATGGAGTGATCACTCCTACAGCAGCCTTAAGCAGCTTTCCATATACGCCGAAAGAATCAATGGCGTTCCTGAGATTCATTTATACTCAGAAACCCGAATTCATAGGATCTGCAGGACCTTATGATGCCACTTCTGTTAATTATAACAATTGGTTTACCCCAAGATATCTTGCAATAGACCAGGGAACCATTGCGCCAATGGTTGAAAACTACAGATCTGGATTCCTTTGGAAGTTGTTTATGAATGCCCCGGAAATTCAGCAGGGATTAAAAAAACTAAGCTTCCAGTCAACCAAATATGGAATAAAATAA
- a CDS encoding prolyl oligopeptidase family serine peptidase → MKLKLKHIPLLLLPFSLQLSGQEIKGELNKEIKRQEKVSYILDYPQNTKGNVPLIVFLHGSGERGTNLDLVKAHSPFTYKNLIKEPVAILAPQCPEGSWWDTVTVYNLIKEIQQKYKIDASRIYLTGLSMGGWGTLKLAMEHPEMFAAVASVCAPTDQVMTANIHQFKDLNMKIFHGGMDDIVLPANAFNFYQKLHPVNPTAELVIFPNDNHNSWDSAYSNPALYEWMLSKKKGK, encoded by the coding sequence ATGAAACTAAAACTGAAACATATCCCTCTTTTACTCCTGCCATTCTCATTACAGCTGAGCGGACAGGAGATAAAAGGAGAACTCAATAAAGAAATTAAAAGACAGGAAAAAGTATCCTATATTCTGGATTATCCACAGAATACAAAAGGGAATGTACCTTTGATTGTTTTTCTACACGGTTCAGGAGAACGAGGAACTAATCTGGATTTGGTAAAAGCTCACAGCCCGTTCACCTATAAAAATCTGATCAAAGAACCGGTGGCTATTCTGGCACCTCAATGTCCGGAAGGATCCTGGTGGGATACCGTTACCGTCTATAATCTGATCAAAGAAATTCAGCAGAAATATAAAATTGATGCTTCCCGCATTTACCTTACAGGACTTTCTATGGGAGGATGGGGAACTTTGAAGCTGGCCATGGAGCATCCGGAAATGTTTGCCGCTGTTGCTTCAGTTTGTGCCCCTACAGATCAGGTAATGACTGCCAATATTCATCAATTTAAGGATTTGAATATGAAAATATTTCATGGCGGAATGGATGATATTGTTTTGCCCGCTAATGCTTTTAATTTTTATCAAAAGCTACATCCTGTAAATCCCACAGCAGAATTGGTTATCTTCCCGAATGACAATCATAATTCATGGGATTCAGCCTATTCAAACCCTGCGCTGTATGAATGGATGCTGTCAAAAAAGAAAGGGAAATAA
- a CDS encoding RagB/SusD family nutrient uptake outer membrane protein — MKKIFLSIALFSLVISCKDDYLDIKQEGVTEADSFFKTQDDAMQATNAIYVFLRSWENSAFPYQFVFGVPADDVVKGSNPGDASFINAYDQFTYTVSDDGVRGYWIGQWQAVNRCNQVITNVPKIEMDATLKTRLIAEAKMLRAYFYFNLLRIYGGVPIFDGIPSTYKIPRNSAEEVYNFIISDLTSAAQILPQTYAAADLGRVTKGAALGLLSKVYLYKKDWQKAYDTSNQVMSMGYDLDPDFNHVFRIGGEFGKESVFEVNCECSTQFGGSQYAEVQGVRNQFGWGFFTPSQALENAFEPGDIRKELTILRNGETTPEGDLIAMGDPNSVTTFNQKVYVPKALNNNACAYGSRQNIRILRFAEVLLINAEAANELGNTATAVTNLNKVRTRAQLTGTTATTQLALRAAIWHERRVELALEGDRFVDLVRTGQAATVLAPYGFKAGKNELFPIPLDAMNESTGLFTQNPGY, encoded by the coding sequence ATGAAAAAAATATTTTTATCCATCGCTTTATTTTCACTTGTAATAAGTTGTAAAGACGATTATCTGGATATAAAACAGGAAGGAGTAACGGAAGCAGATTCCTTTTTCAAAACTCAGGATGATGCAATGCAGGCAACCAATGCCATCTATGTGTTTTTAAGAAGCTGGGAAAATTCTGCTTTTCCTTATCAGTTTGTATTTGGAGTACCTGCAGATGACGTTGTAAAAGGATCTAACCCTGGGGATGCATCTTTTATTAATGCTTATGACCAATTTACTTATACTGTAAGTGATGATGGAGTTAGAGGATACTGGATCGGACAATGGCAGGCCGTAAACAGATGTAATCAGGTGATTACAAATGTTCCGAAAATTGAAATGGATGCTACTTTAAAAACAAGGTTGATTGCTGAAGCAAAAATGTTGAGAGCCTATTTCTATTTTAACTTATTAAGAATCTATGGCGGAGTTCCAATCTTTGACGGAATTCCTTCTACATATAAGATTCCTAGAAATTCTGCAGAAGAAGTTTATAACTTTATTATTTCCGATCTTACCAGTGCCGCACAAATTCTTCCCCAGACTTATGCTGCAGCTGATCTTGGAAGAGTTACTAAAGGAGCTGCGTTAGGATTATTGTCAAAAGTATATCTGTATAAAAAAGATTGGCAGAAAGCATATGATACTTCTAATCAGGTAATGTCTATGGGATATGATTTAGATCCTGACTTTAACCATGTATTCAGAATTGGAGGTGAATTTGGAAAAGAATCTGTATTTGAAGTAAACTGTGAATGTTCTACCCAATTCGGAGGAAGCCAGTATGCAGAAGTACAGGGAGTGAGAAACCAGTTCGGATGGGGATTCTTTACGCCTTCCCAGGCATTGGAAAATGCATTTGAGCCAGGAGATATCAGAAAAGAACTTACGATTCTTAGAAATGGGGAAACTACTCCGGAAGGAGACCTTATTGCAATGGGTGATCCAAACTCTGTAACGACATTCAACCAAAAAGTATATGTTCCTAAAGCTTTGAACAATAACGCTTGTGCTTACGGATCAAGACAGAATATCAGAATTTTAAGATTTGCAGAAGTTCTTCTGATTAACGCAGAAGCAGCAAACGAATTAGGCAATACGGCGACAGCGGTTACTAACCTTAACAAGGTAAGAACAAGAGCTCAATTAACAGGAACTACCGCTACAACGCAACTTGCATTGAGAGCAGCCATCTGGCATGAACGTAGAGTAGAACTTGCTTTGGAAGGTGATCGTTTCGTAGACCTTGTAAGAACAGGGCAGGCGGCGACTGTACTTGCTCCTTATGGATTCAAAGCCGGGAAGAATGAATTATTCCCGATTCCATTAGATGCTATGAACGAAAGTACAGGATTATTTACCCAGAATCCGGGATATTAA